AGTGGACCTTCCGCGAACGCTTCGTTCGCGGGTCTAGCCTGCGAAGCCGTGCGCGCGTTCACACGGTGGCAACATGCCGTTCACACGAGATTCAAATCACGGAAAACTGTCAGCAACACGAAGATGATAGACTGGCCTGGCCACCCGCAACGTGATATACTCAGCCTGATGGCCACACCGTCCGGCACGCAGGGAGAGAATGACATGGATGAGCTGCTTCACCGTATTGACGGCCATTTCCAAGACATCAGCGCCGGTCAGCGGCAGTCGATCCGGGAGATCGACACCCTGAAAGCAACCGTGTTCGACGTGAACAGACACATGAACGGCGTGCAGAGCTGTGTCACGCGCCTTCAGACCGACGTGGGTGAGATGCAGACAAACATCTCGAGACTCCAGACCGAAATGGTCGAGGTGAAGACCGACCTGCGGCGCCTGGGGGTTGGGTTCGATGGGTTGCGAGTCAGCATGGTGAACACCAACACCGCCATCGTCGAGCTGCGAGGTACATTCGCCAGCCTGGGCGTCATGCTCAAGGATCACGCCAGGCGCCTGGGCGATCTCGAAGACAAGCAGGCATCGTGACCTCTACCGCCGTGCAAGCGGGGATCGCGAAACGCTAGGAAGCCTTCCTCGATGCGCGCACAACCGCCCTGTTGCGCGCCTGTGCCCACCCTTCGTCGCGCTTGAAGTCGGGCTGGTGGTGCAGATCGTGGCACGCAGAGCAGAGCAGTCGCAGATTGTCGAGGGAGTTGTCGCCGCCGCGGCTCCAGGGTAGCTGATGATGCACATGCAAGAAACCGCCCTGACCGCACTGCTCGCATCGCCCATTCGATCGGGCGTGCAGCGCATCGATGACGGCCACCGTCGGGCGCTGTCGAAATCGCCGCTTCGCTCCGCGCCTCGGCTGCACCGGTAGGGGCTGAGGCTCCACATCGCCCGAGGCCCCTGGCTCATCCGGCAGCGCTGCTGCGGCGTGCTCCACATCGCCCGAGGCCCCTGCCGTCTCGCGAGCCGCGTCTTCCGAAGCCACCACCACACGTCCCTCGTTTACGGCGTCGTGCACCTCGCTCGCAGACACCGGCACCGCACCGCGATCGGTCTCCATCCAGCCGCGGTCGCTGCCGCGGTCGTAGTGCATCACCACCACCGTGCGGCGACGCGACTTTCCCGACACCCCCGCAACCGCGCGGCGGCAGACCTCTGCAAGCACCGCCTCGCGGGTCATTCGCCCGCGTTGGGAACGACGAACCTGCGCCTCGATCTGGCGATAGACCTCGTATTCTTGCGCAGTGAGCCGGAACTCGAGCCGAATGGTCTTGGGGCGATCGCCGAGGCCATTCGTGTCTTGGGGATCCGGCTGGGGGCTCGGGCTGGGGGTTCAGACGCGCCGAGGGCTGCGGCTCGGGCTGGGGATCCGGACGCGCCGAA
This sequence is a window from Pseudomonadota bacterium. Protein-coding genes within it:
- a CDS encoding HNH endonuclease, which produces MTREAVLAEVCRRAVAGVSGKSRRRTVVVMHYDRGSDRGWMETDRGAVPVSASEVHDAVNEGRVVVASEDAARETAGASGDVEHAAAALPDEPGASGDVEPQPLPVQPRRGAKRRFRQRPTVAVIDALHARSNGRCEQCGQGGFLHVHHQLPWSRGGDNSLDNLRLLCSACHDLHHQPDFKRDEGWAQARNRAVVRASRKAS